From Acidimicrobiales bacterium, the proteins below share one genomic window:
- a CDS encoding LLM class F420-dependent oxidoreductase — MAICKVGVQLHPQDTTIDQLRAAWKGADAMGVDSIWTWDHFYPLYGDPSAAHFEGWSLLAAIACETQQAKFGMLVTCNSYRNPELLADMARTVDHLSGGRLYLGIGSGWFERDYEEYGYEFGTAPGRLKQLEAALPRIKARLAKLNPPPMGDLPILIGGGGEKVTLRLVAEHADAWNAGGTPEEFGRKNRILDEWCDKVGRDPKAIERTVMVVAPFIDALPQYVEAGADHVLVSLGPPYDLSWVEKGMELAGK; from the coding sequence ATGGCTATCTGCAAGGTGGGGGTGCAACTGCATCCGCAAGACACGACGATCGACCAACTGCGCGCCGCGTGGAAGGGCGCCGACGCCATGGGCGTCGACTCGATCTGGACGTGGGACCACTTCTACCCGCTCTACGGCGACCCGTCGGCCGCACACTTCGAAGGCTGGTCGTTGCTCGCCGCCATCGCCTGTGAAACGCAGCAGGCGAAGTTCGGGATGCTCGTGACGTGCAACAGCTACCGCAACCCGGAGTTGCTAGCCGACATGGCGCGCACCGTCGACCACCTCTCGGGCGGACGCTTGTATCTCGGAATCGGCTCGGGCTGGTTCGAGCGCGACTACGAGGAGTACGGATACGAGTTCGGCACCGCGCCCGGACGGCTGAAGCAACTCGAGGCGGCGCTGCCTCGCATCAAGGCGCGCCTGGCCAAGCTCAACCCGCCGCCGATGGGCGACCTGCCGATCCTGATCGGCGGTGGTGGCGAGAAGGTGACGCTGCGCCTCGTGGCCGAACACGCCGATGCCTGGAACGCCGGCGGCACCCCCGAGGAGTTTGGGCGCAAGAACAGGATCCTCGACGAGTGGTGCGACAAGGTCGGCCGCGACCCGAAGGCGATCGAGCGGACCGTGATGGTGGTGGCGCCGTTCATCGATGCGCTGCCGCAGTACGTGGAGGCCGGGGCCGACCACGTTCTGGTCAGTCTTGGCCCGCCCTACGACCTGTCGTGGGTCGAGAAGGGCATGGAGCTAGCCGGCAAGTAG
- a CDS encoding alpha/beta hydrolase, translating into MKVALVGGFGAPPALLRPLRDALRGAGHDVRVAPLGFNLDCGEATVQRLESWLDEFAAGDHVAVVGHSRGGQLGRVVAVRRPDLVARLVTVVTPWSIGPPDRPGVDQVAAALRGLRARGVNLMGALDCGAAPCCARFRDDVAAKPAARWSALWSSRDRFAGDDARPPQAADNALDIRTGHVGAVTTKAGIAAIAAELD; encoded by the coding sequence GTGAAGGTCGCGCTCGTCGGCGGGTTCGGCGCGCCGCCGGCGTTGCTCCGCCCGCTGCGTGACGCCTTGCGCGGCGCCGGCCACGACGTGCGCGTCGCGCCACTGGGCTTCAACCTCGACTGCGGCGAGGCGACGGTGCAACGCCTCGAGTCCTGGCTCGACGAATTCGCGGCCGGCGACCACGTAGCCGTGGTGGGGCACAGCCGCGGTGGCCAGCTCGGACGCGTCGTGGCCGTGCGCCGTCCTGACCTCGTCGCCCGCCTCGTCACCGTGGTGACGCCGTGGTCGATCGGTCCGCCGGATCGACCCGGCGTCGACCAAGTCGCCGCCGCGCTGCGCGGCCTGCGCGCTCGCGGGGTCAACCTCATGGGCGCGCTCGACTGCGGCGCGGCGCCCTGTTGCGCGCGCTTTCGTGACGACGTGGCGGCCAAACCCGCGGCGCGCTGGTCGGCGCTGTGGTCGAGCCGCGATCGGTTCGCCGGTGACGACGCCCGCCCGCCGCAGGCGGCCGACAACGCCCTCGACATCCGCACGGGCCACGTCGGCGCGGTGACGACGAAGGCGGGCATCGCGGCGATCGCCGCCGAACTCGACTGA
- a CDS encoding alkaline phosphatase family protein: protein MTITRRKLLGAGLVGGAAAFAGMSTATRAALATVAPSGSALDDIEHFVILCQENRSFDHYFGTLAGVAGFADPTVHRDPITGRSVFEQIDPNPLNGVGATMLPWRVQPTASAAQCMADVDHTWQSQHVSLANGTNAAFVTSHSVADLVSDHDPTVGGARTMSYFTRADLPFHYALADAFTICDRYFCSVLGPTIPNRLYMMTGMLDHEGKHGGPETNNQKYPNYDFSWTTYPERLQAAGVDWWVYTEADDYDDNVLKYFLQHQVPNSELNRRCRTLIPYGQTAAKIRADVQSGNLPQVSWIIQSKRNSEHPEAMPAQGAVFIQSILDALTSNPAVWAKTAFIVTYDENGGFFDHVVPPTPPPGTEGEYLTASGLAAAPESTPFAGPIGFGFRVPTLVISPFSRGGYVCSETFDHTSTLRLLEKRFGVEVPNLSAWRRTTAGDLTSAFNFGCVTDASVPQLPDAVELLQVAKDECASLPKVSGWQEQHMPTQESGVKPKTAVCAATVSDPVPVGGGILARTGGPSLPVGAVAGAAAVAAVLRRRVAADRA, encoded by the coding sequence GTGACGATCACACGACGCAAGTTGCTCGGCGCCGGGCTCGTGGGTGGCGCCGCCGCGTTCGCGGGGATGTCGACTGCAACGCGCGCCGCATTGGCGACGGTGGCGCCGAGCGGTTCGGCGCTCGATGACATCGAGCACTTCGTCATCCTGTGCCAGGAGAACCGCAGCTTCGACCACTACTTCGGCACGCTGGCGGGCGTCGCCGGCTTCGCCGACCCCACGGTGCATCGCGACCCGATCACCGGTCGCAGCGTCTTCGAGCAGATCGACCCGAATCCGCTCAACGGCGTCGGCGCCACCATGTTGCCGTGGCGCGTGCAGCCGACGGCGTCCGCCGCGCAATGCATGGCCGACGTCGACCACACGTGGCAGAGCCAGCACGTGTCGCTGGCCAACGGCACCAACGCGGCGTTCGTCACGTCGCATTCGGTGGCCGACCTCGTGTCGGACCACGACCCGACGGTCGGTGGCGCTCGCACCATGAGCTACTTCACCCGCGCCGACTTGCCGTTCCACTACGCGCTGGCCGATGCGTTCACGATCTGCGATCGCTACTTCTGCTCGGTGCTCGGCCCGACGATCCCGAACCGCCTCTACATGATGACGGGGATGCTCGACCACGAGGGCAAGCACGGTGGTCCCGAAACCAACAACCAGAAGTACCCCAACTACGACTTCAGTTGGACGACGTATCCCGAGCGACTCCAGGCGGCCGGCGTCGACTGGTGGGTGTACACCGAGGCCGACGACTACGACGACAACGTCCTCAAGTACTTCTTGCAGCACCAGGTGCCCAACAGCGAGCTCAACCGGCGCTGCCGCACGCTGATCCCCTACGGGCAGACCGCCGCGAAGATCCGCGCCGACGTGCAGAGCGGGAACCTGCCGCAGGTGTCGTGGATCATCCAGTCGAAGAGGAACTCAGAGCACCCCGAAGCGATGCCGGCGCAGGGCGCGGTGTTCATCCAGTCGATCCTCGACGCGCTGACGTCGAACCCGGCGGTGTGGGCCAAGACAGCGTTCATCGTCACCTACGACGAGAACGGCGGCTTCTTCGATCACGTCGTGCCGCCGACGCCGCCGCCGGGCACGGAGGGCGAGTACCTCACCGCCAGCGGGTTGGCGGCTGCACCCGAGTCGACGCCCTTCGCCGGGCCGATCGGGTTCGGCTTTCGCGTCCCAACGCTCGTGATCTCGCCGTTCAGCCGCGGCGGCTACGTGTGCAGCGAGACGTTCGACCACACGTCGACGCTGCGGCTGCTCGAAAAGCGCTTCGGCGTCGAGGTACCCAACCTCAGCGCGTGGCGGCGCACGACGGCGGGTGACCTCACCTCGGCGTTCAACTTCGGCTGCGTGACCGACGCGTCGGTGCCGCAGCTGCCCGACGCCGTCGAGCTGTTACAGGTGGCCAAGGACGAATGCGCGTCGCTGCCGAAGGTCTCGGGTTGGCAGGAGCAGCACATGCCGACTCAGGAGTCGGGCGTGAAACCGAAGACCGCCGTGTGCGCGGCCACGGTGTCTGATCCGGTGCCCGTCGGGGGCGGCATCCTGGCCCGAACCGGCGGACCGTCGTTGCCAGTGGGCGCCGTGGCGGGGGCGGCGGCCGTCGCCGCAGTGCTGCGCCGGCGCGTCGCCGCCGATCGCGCGTGA
- a CDS encoding isocitrate lyase/phosphoenolpyruvate mutase family protein — MTTFSGKAAEFLALHVPGDPLLQPNAFDVGSAKILAALGFKAIATTSSGAAGTFGRLDGRMTRGEVLEHCTALSEAVAVPVAADYENGFADEPMLVADSVARAGATGLAGVSIEDWSGSAIYDRALAVERVRAAAEAAHANNLVLTARAENLIHGVDDLDDAIARAQAFGAAGADVIFVPGLRAIEQVRAVVSSVDAPVNVLVLQGCPAVGEVAAAGAARISVGGSLMYAAYAAVIAAATELKAAGTYGYWDAIAAARDTIRGAFGA, encoded by the coding sequence ATGACGACGTTCTCGGGCAAGGCGGCGGAGTTCCTCGCCCTCCACGTCCCGGGCGACCCGTTGCTCCAGCCGAACGCCTTCGACGTGGGCTCCGCCAAGATCCTCGCGGCGCTGGGCTTCAAGGCGATCGCGACGACGAGCAGCGGGGCGGCGGGCACGTTCGGTCGCCTCGACGGGCGCATGACCCGCGGCGAGGTCTTGGAGCACTGCACGGCGCTGAGCGAAGCCGTCGCCGTGCCCGTCGCCGCCGACTACGAGAACGGCTTCGCCGACGAACCGATGCTCGTGGCCGACAGCGTCGCCCGGGCGGGCGCCACTGGTCTGGCCGGTGTATCCATCGAGGACTGGTCGGGCAGCGCCATCTACGACCGGGCACTCGCCGTCGAACGGGTGCGCGCCGCGGCCGAGGCGGCGCACGCCAACAACCTGGTGCTCACGGCGCGGGCCGAGAACCTGATCCACGGCGTCGACGATCTCGACGATGCCATCGCCCGCGCCCAGGCGTTTGGCGCGGCTGGCGCCGACGTGATCTTCGTGCCGGGCCTGCGCGCCATCGAGCAGGTGCGCGCGGTGGTGTCGTCCGTCGACGCGCCCGTCAACGTCCTGGTGCTGCAGGGGTGTCCGGCGGTCGGTGAGGTCGCGGCCGCCGGCGCGGCGCGCATCTCGGTCGGCGGCTCGCTCATGTACGCCGCGTACGCGGCCGTGATTGCAGCCGCGACCGAGTTGAAGGCTGCGGGGACCTACGGGTATTGGGACGCCATCGCCGCGGCGCGCGACACGATTCGAGGTGCGTTCGGCGCGTGA
- a CDS encoding VOC family protein → MAAGLTEIVIDCNDMRRVAEFWSAVLDWPVREADNGELWISATGDYDARPFIVFVPVPEPKTVKDRIHLDINPRGCEQAEELERLLALGATRVDVGQGEQRWIVLADPEGNEFCLLARRID, encoded by the coding sequence ATGGCCGCGGGACTGACCGAGATCGTCATCGACTGCAACGACATGCGACGCGTCGCCGAGTTCTGGAGCGCAGTGCTCGACTGGCCCGTGCGCGAGGCCGACAACGGCGAATTGTGGATCTCGGCCACGGGTGACTACGACGCCCGCCCCTTCATCGTGTTCGTGCCCGTGCCCGAACCCAAGACCGTGAAGGACCGCATCCACCTCGACATCAACCCGCGCGGTTGCGAGCAGGCCGAGGAACTCGAGCGACTGCTGGCGCTCGGCGCCACCCGCGTCGACGTGGGCCAGGGGGAGCAGCGCTGGATCGTGCTCGCTGACCCCGAAGGCAACGAGTTCTGCCTCCTCGCCCGCCGCATCGACTAG
- a CDS encoding error-prone DNA polymerase, translated as MAFNNPAMSWSALHRRLTDRPAGADGGDSPAWSNHREKYTEPPALIRRRATTPYAELHCHSNFSFLDGASPPEELAEEAARLGLEALAVTDHDGFYGVVRFAEAARALGLPTIFGAELSLRPPGVERLEPRAGSDKVAAADPHADHLLIVARNPQGYASLARAIGEAHLAGGEKGYPTYEKARLCELHKGNWVVLTGCRKSRVPAALHREGPAAAARELSDIVACFGRDNVVVELWDHGDPMDSARNDALVQLAARQGLGVVATNNVHYASPARRPLATALAAVRARRSLDDIEPWLPSSASACLRSGGEQARRFARYPGVVEAAAELGRACAFDLSLVAPSLPPFPVPPGHTEMTYLRLLTEMGAQQRYGRRGEERVPGAYKQIDHELALIEQLGFPGYFLVVWDLCDFARRSNIFCQGRGSAANSAVCYALGITNADAVSLGLLFERFLSPERDGPPDIDIDLESGRREEVIQYVYEKHGRQNAAQVANVITYRAKSAVRDMGRALGAAPGQLDAWAKEVDSWGGVAKTAAMTDITIPQPVIDLALQVEHFPRHLGIHSGGMVICDRPVLEVVPVEWGRMPGRTVLQWDKDDCAAVGLVKFDLLGLGMLEALHGAVDLVREFHGVDVDLATIPQEDCIYDMVCAADTVGVFQIESRAQMATLPRLRPRNFYDLVVEIALIRPGPIQGGSVHPYIRRRNGEEPVTYLHPLLEKSLKKTLGVPLFQEQLMQMAIDVAGFSAADADQLRQAMGSKRSHARMDALRKRFFDGMARNGIDEATGDLIWDKLAAFANYGFPESHSVSFAYLVYSSCWLKYHYPAAFCAALLNAQPMGFWSPATLTADARRHGVRVFGPDVNASRSGACLEADTESAGGFGIRLGIGAVRSIGDDVAERIAAARPYTSIDEVARAAQLTVTQLEALATAGAFDCFGVARREALWSAGAVAEAARPNTIPGVVVGVGAPRLPGMTAVETTAADLWATGVSPNSHAMAHLRPTLVKLGALPAIALRDVPDRTKVTVGGVVTHRQRPATAGGATFLNLEDETGLVNVVCSQGVWNRYRRAARGASALLIRGVVESASNVINLRAEKIETLSLPIASVPQSRDFR; from the coding sequence GTGGCGTTCAACAATCCGGCGATGTCGTGGTCGGCGCTGCACCGGCGCCTCACCGACCGGCCGGCGGGGGCCGACGGGGGCGACAGCCCGGCGTGGTCGAACCACCGGGAGAAGTACACCGAACCGCCGGCGCTCATCCGTCGGCGGGCGACGACGCCCTACGCCGAGTTGCACTGCCACTCGAACTTCTCGTTCCTCGACGGGGCGTCGCCGCCCGAGGAACTCGCCGAGGAGGCCGCTCGCCTCGGCCTCGAGGCGCTGGCCGTCACCGACCACGACGGGTTCTACGGCGTCGTGCGCTTCGCCGAGGCGGCGCGGGCGCTGGGGCTGCCGACGATCTTCGGCGCGGAGTTGAGCCTGCGCCCGCCGGGCGTCGAGCGGCTCGAACCCCGCGCCGGTTCGGACAAGGTGGCGGCCGCCGACCCGCACGCCGACCACCTGCTGATCGTCGCCCGCAACCCGCAGGGCTACGCCTCGCTCGCCCGCGCCATCGGTGAGGCGCACCTCGCCGGCGGCGAGAAGGGCTATCCCACCTACGAGAAGGCGCGGCTGTGCGAACTGCACAAGGGCAACTGGGTCGTGCTGACGGGGTGTCGCAAGTCCCGCGTGCCCGCCGCGCTGCATCGCGAGGGACCAGCGGCCGCGGCGCGCGAACTCAGCGACATCGTCGCCTGCTTCGGGCGCGACAACGTCGTCGTGGAGTTGTGGGACCACGGCGACCCGATGGACTCGGCGCGCAACGACGCGCTGGTGCAGCTGGCGGCGCGCCAGGGCCTCGGCGTCGTCGCCACCAACAACGTGCACTACGCGTCACCGGCGCGCCGCCCGCTGGCCACTGCGCTGGCCGCCGTGCGCGCCCGTCGTTCACTCGACGACATCGAACCGTGGCTGCCGTCGTCGGCCAGCGCGTGTTTGCGCTCCGGCGGCGAGCAGGCGCGCCGTTTCGCCCGCTATCCCGGCGTGGTCGAAGCGGCGGCGGAACTCGGACGCGCCTGCGCCTTCGACCTGTCGCTGGTGGCGCCCAGCCTGCCGCCGTTCCCCGTGCCGCCGGGCCACACCGAGATGACCTACTTACGTCTGCTCACCGAGATGGGCGCGCAGCAGCGCTACGGCCGCCGCGGCGAAGAACGCGTGCCCGGCGCCTACAAGCAGATCGACCACGAGCTGGCGCTGATCGAGCAACTCGGTTTCCCCGGCTACTTCCTCGTGGTGTGGGACCTGTGCGACTTCGCCCGCCGCAGCAACATCTTCTGCCAGGGACGGGGCAGCGCGGCCAACAGCGCGGTCTGTTACGCCCTCGGCATCACCAACGCCGACGCGGTGTCGCTCGGGCTGCTGTTCGAACGCTTCCTGTCGCCTGAGCGCGACGGCCCACCCGACATCGACATCGACCTCGAGTCGGGCCGCCGCGAAGAAGTCATCCAGTACGTCTACGAGAAGCACGGACGGCAGAACGCGGCGCAGGTGGCCAACGTCATCACCTACCGCGCCAAATCCGCGGTGCGCGACATGGGCCGGGCGCTGGGCGCGGCGCCCGGCCAGCTCGACGCCTGGGCGAAAGAAGTCGACTCGTGGGGTGGGGTGGCCAAGACCGCGGCCATGACCGACATCACGATCCCGCAACCGGTCATCGATCTGGCGTTGCAGGTCGAGCACTTCCCGCGCCACCTCGGCATCCACTCGGGCGGCATGGTGATCTGCGACCGGCCGGTGCTCGAAGTCGTGCCCGTCGAGTGGGGACGCATGCCGGGGCGCACGGTGTTGCAGTGGGACAAGGACGACTGCGCGGCCGTCGGCCTGGTGAAGTTCGACCTGCTCGGTCTCGGCATGCTCGAAGCCCTGCACGGCGCCGTCGACCTGGTGCGCGAGTTCCACGGGGTCGACGTCGACCTCGCCACCATTCCGCAGGAGGACTGCATCTACGACATGGTGTGCGCGGCCGACACCGTCGGCGTGTTCCAGATCGAGTCGCGGGCGCAGATGGCGACGCTGCCGCGCCTGCGGCCGCGCAACTTCTACGACCTCGTGGTCGAGATCGCGCTGATCCGTCCCGGCCCGATCCAGGGCGGCTCGGTGCATCCCTACATCCGGCGGCGTAACGGCGAGGAACCCGTCACCTACCTGCACCCGCTGCTGGAGAAGTCGCTCAAGAAGACCCTCGGCGTACCGCTGTTCCAGGAACAGCTGATGCAGATGGCCATCGACGTCGCCGGGTTCAGCGCGGCCGACGCCGACCAGCTGCGTCAGGCGATGGGGTCCAAGCGGTCGCACGCCCGCATGGACGCGCTGCGCAAGCGGTTCTTCGACGGCATGGCGCGCAACGGCATCGACGAGGCGACCGGCGACCTCATCTGGGACAAGCTCGCGGCGTTCGCCAACTACGGCTTCCCCGAGAGTCACTCGGTGTCCTTCGCCTACCTCGTGTACTCGTCGTGCTGGCTCAAGTACCACTATCCGGCGGCCTTCTGCGCCGCGTTGCTCAACGCCCAGCCGATGGGCTTCTGGTCGCCGGCCACGTTGACCGCGGATGCGCGCCGCCACGGCGTGCGGGTGTTCGGCCCCGACGTGAACGCGTCGCGCTCCGGCGCGTGCCTCGAGGCGGACACGGAGTCGGCGGGCGGGTTCGGGATAAGACTCGGCATCGGCGCGGTGCGCTCGATCGGCGACGACGTGGCCGAACGCATCGCGGCGGCGCGGCCCTACACGTCGATCGACGAGGTGGCGCGCGCCGCGCAGCTCACCGTCACCCAACTCGAAGCGCTGGCGACGGCCGGCGCGTTCGACTGTTTCGGCGTCGCCCGGCGTGAGGCGTTGTGGTCGGCGGGCGCGGTGGCCGAAGCGGCGCGACCCAACACGATTCCCGGGGTCGTAGTCGGCGTGGGTGCGCCGCGGCTGCCGGGCATGACGGCGGTCGAAACCACGGCGGCCGATCTGTGGGCCACGGGCGTGTCGCCCAACAGCCACGCCATGGCCCACCTGCGACCAACCCTGGTGAAGCTGGGCGCGCTGCCGGCGATCGCCCTACGCGACGTGCCCGACCGCACCAAGGTGACCGTCGGGGGAGTGGTCACCCACCGCCAGCGCCCGGCGACCGCGGGTGGTGCCACCTTCCTCAACCTCGAAGACGAGACCGGTCTGGTCAACGTCGTGTGCTCGCAGGGCGTGTGGAACCGTTACCGCCGCGCGGCGCGGGGCGCGAGCGCGCTGTTGATTCGTGGCGTCGTCGAGTCGGCGTCGAACGTGATCAACCTGCGAGCCGAGAAGATCGAAACGCTGTCCTTGCCGATCGCCTCCGTGCCGCAGTCGCGGGACTTCCGCTAA
- a CDS encoding NUDIX domain-containing protein, with product MSEPDLAAIVDQIQRRAEVAVDAREAASVRRTLDELPRLTRPFDEHADPVHITGSAVIVGPRGVILHKHRKLGIWVQPGGHVDPGETPGEAAAREATEETGLPVELADDTVIHVDVHPGPNGHTHLDLRYLCTAPDRDPVPPPEESQEVLWLSWDDAIERADDGLRGLLLVLRP from the coding sequence GTGTCCGAGCCTGATCTCGCCGCGATCGTGGACCAGATCCAGCGGCGGGCGGAGGTGGCCGTCGACGCACGCGAGGCGGCCTCAGTGCGGCGAACCCTCGACGAACTTCCCCGCCTCACACGGCCCTTCGACGAGCACGCCGACCCCGTCCACATCACGGGCTCAGCGGTGATCGTGGGACCAAGGGGCGTCATCCTGCACAAGCACCGCAAGCTCGGCATCTGGGTGCAGCCCGGCGGCCACGTCGACCCCGGTGAGACCCCAGGTGAGGCGGCGGCGCGCGAGGCGACGGAAGAAACCGGCCTGCCCGTCGAGTTGGCCGACGACACCGTCATCCACGTCGACGTGCACCCGGGTCCCAACGGCCACACCCACCTCGACCTGCGCTACCTCTGCACCGCGCCCGACCGCGACCCCGTTCCCCCGCCCGAGGAGAGCCAGGAAGTCCTCTGGCTCAGTTGGGACGACGCCATCGAACGCGCCGACGACGGCCTGCGCGGCTTGCTCCTGGTGCTTCGCCCCTAG
- a CDS encoding TIGR03086 family metal-binding protein: MSATEPLEQAIATACGVLANVSKEDLDKQSPCVAWKVRDVVNHLVDGADFFAAGMGEQAAGVGDVTGGDYQAAFDDAAARTLALFTAPGALEKTAQLPFGPMPAGALMGLATTDIFTHAWDLAKATGQSTDLNPELAAQLLPQVQQSIPDMFRGPEGSGMPFGPKQEAPAGACAADQVAAFLGRQV; this comes from the coding sequence ATGAGTGCAACCGAACCGCTCGAGCAAGCGATTGCCACCGCCTGTGGGGTGCTGGCCAACGTGAGCAAGGAAGACCTCGACAAACAGTCGCCGTGTGTGGCGTGGAAGGTGCGCGACGTCGTGAACCATCTCGTCGACGGCGCCGACTTCTTTGCCGCCGGTATGGGGGAGCAGGCCGCCGGCGTCGGCGACGTGACCGGCGGCGACTACCAGGCGGCCTTCGACGACGCGGCGGCGCGCACGCTGGCGCTGTTCACGGCGCCCGGCGCACTCGAGAAGACGGCGCAGCTGCCGTTCGGGCCGATGCCCGCCGGAGCACTGATGGGTTTGGCGACGACCGACATCTTCACCCACGCCTGGGATCTGGCGAAGGCCACCGGTCAGTCCACCGACCTCAACCCCGAGCTGGCTGCGCAGTTGCTGCCGCAGGTCCAGCAGTCGATTCCCGACATGTTCCGCGGCCCAGAGGGCTCAGGGATGCCGTTCGGCCCGAAGCAGGAAGCGCCGGCGGGTGCCTGCGCCGCCGACCAGGTGGCGGCGTTCCTCGGCCGCCAGGTCTAG